From one Rhodamnia argentea isolate NSW1041297 chromosome 1, ASM2092103v1, whole genome shotgun sequence genomic stretch:
- the LOC115750187 gene encoding kinesin-like protein KIN-14I isoform X3, which produces MAAAEGALSFSAASVVEDVLLQQHGTRLRDVDVESRRAEEAASRRNDAAGWLRKMVGVVAARDLPAEPSEEEFRLGLRSGIILCNVLNKIQSGAVPKVVESPSDAALIPDGAALSAFQYFENVRNFLVAVQEMGLPTFEASDLEQGGKTSRIVNCVLALQSFADWKQTGGNGVWKFGGNVKPTISCKSFVRKNSEPFSNSLSRTSSMNEKSLNALTSGIDSNKMANSGSLSMLVRAILLDKKPEEIPALVESVLSKVVEEFEHRINNQFELKKSTTNDVAVSFGNKTLVKSTTSEKPEDKNMMLKQQQIFYQQQKDVQELKQALCTTKAGMQFMQMKVQEEFSSLSLHIYGLANAASGYHKVLEENRKLYNQVMDLKGNIRVYCRVRPFMPGQSDLLSTVENIEDGIISITTPSKHGKGRRSFNFNKVFGPSATQAEVFSDTQPLIRSVLDGYNVCIFAYGQTGSGKTYTMTGPRQLTEQNQGVNYRALSDLFFLAEQRKDIFVYDVSVQMIEIYNEQVRDLLVSDGSNRRLEIRNSSQTGLSVPDASLVPVSSTFDVIDIMNLGHRNRAVGATALNDRSSRSHSCLTVHVQGRDLTSGTILRGCMHLVDLAGSERVDKSEVTGERLKEAQHINKSLSALGDVISSLAHKNPHVPYRNSKLTQLLQDSLGGQAKTLMFVHISPEPDALGETISTLKFAERVATVELGAARVNKDSADVKDLKEQIASLKAALARKEEEPKHMPHPVSGSSERQRRKAAELSPFHSNLQHADAIRDQNSCRRPMGDVGNLEVFTNSALKHKKPSFDLDELLANSPPWPPVPVQSYRDEEKEVGSGEWVDKVMVNKEDGSQVENTLGCWSTNNGHLTDGFCQKYLQDSSKNFPEQTYSMFMGSNGFDHTNTDDVDELDAATSDSSEPDLLWQFNHAKLNGITNGIASKANRSTSKPRKNPDISRNLSSSVGPSPSRKSSNGVGLPLHQNGKQQPAIDGKRKPGNRK; this is translated from the exons atggcggcggcggagggggCGCTCTCGTTCTCGGCGGCCTCGGTGGTGGAGGACGTGCTCCTCCAACAGCACGGCACGCGGCTCAGAGACGTCGATGTGGAGTCCAGAAGAGCTGAAGAAGCTG CATCAAGAAGGAATGATGCAGCTGGTTGGCTGAGGAAGATGGTCGGAGTGGTTGCAGCCAGAGACTTACCTGCCGAGCCATCCGAAGAAGAGTTTAGGCTCGGGTTGAGAAGTGGTATTATCCTTTGCAATGTTCTCAATAAGATACAATCTGGGGCGGTACCAAAG GTTGTGGAAAGTCCAAGTGATGCTGCTCTAATCCCTGATGGAGCTGCTTTGTCAGCAtttcaatattttgaaaatgtcaGGAACTTCCTTGTTGCTGTGCAGGAGATGGGCCTTCCCACTTTTGAAGCATCAGACCTGGAACAG GGAGGAAAGACTTCAAGGATTGTGAATTGTGTTTTGGCACTACAGTCATTTGCTGATTGGAAACAAACTGGCGGAAACGGAGTATGGAAATTTGGCGGCAATGTAAAGCCTACAATTTCATGTAAATCATTTGTTAGGAAAAATTCAGAACCATTCTCAAATTCCTTGTCAAGAACTTCTTCAATGAACGAGAAATCCTTGAATGCTCTAACTTCTGGTATTGACTCGAATAAAATG GCCAACTCCGGTTCATTGAGCATGCTTGTTCGCGCAATTCTTCTGGATAAAAAACCTGAAGAAATTCCGGCG TTGGTGGAATCTGTCCTAAGTAAGGTGGTTGAGGAGTTCGAACACCGTATCAATAACCAATTTGAGCTG AAGAAAAGCACCACAAACGATGTTGCTGTTTCTTTTGGAAACAAGACTCTGGTGAAATCTACTACCAGTGAAAAG CCTGAAGACAAGAATATGATGTTAAAACAGCAACAGATTTTttatcaacaacaaaaagatgTTCAG GAATTAAAGCAAGCTCTCTGTACAACAAAAGCTGGCATGCAGTTCATGCAAATGAAAGTCCAAGAAGAGTTCAGCAGCCTCA GTTTACATATATATGGCCTTGCCAATGCTGCATCTGGCTATCATAAAGTTCTTGAGGAAAACCGCAAGCTTTACAACCAAGTGATGGATCTCAAAG GGAATATCAGAGTTTATTGCAGAGTGAGACCCTTCATGCCGGGACAATCAGATTTATTGAGCACTGTCGAGAATATCGAGGACGGGATTATCAGCATCACCACCCCATCTAAACATGGAAAAGGGCGTAGATCATTCAACTTCAACAAAGTCTTTGGGCCATCAGCAACCCAAG CGGAAGTATTTTCTGATACCCAGCCATTGATCCGGTCAGTTCTTGATGGATACAATGTATGCATATTTGCATATGGCCAGACTGGATCTGGAAAGACCTACACCATG aCGGGTCCTAGACAGCTTACGGAGCAAAATCAAGGTGTAAATTATAGGGCCTTGAGTGATTTGTTTTTCCTTGCAGAACAAAGAAAGGATATATTCGTCTATGATGTTTCTGTTCAAATGATCGAGATCTATAATGAGCAAGTGCGGGACCTTCTCGTTTCCGATGGATCAAATAGGAG ATTAGAAATACGAAATAGTTCCCAAACTGGACTCAGTGTACCGGATGCAAGCCTTGTCCCTGTTTCATCAacatttgatgtaattgataTCATGAACCTTGGGCATAGAAATCGTGCAGTGGGAGCTACAGCCCTGAATGATCGGAGTAGTCGTTCTCATAG TTGCTTGACTGTACATGTTCAAGGACGAGATCTGACTTCTGGAACCATTCTTCGTGGATGTATGCATCTGGTTGATTTGGCAGGAAGTGAGAGAGTAGACAAATCTGAAGTGACAGGAGAACGGCTAAAAGAGGCACAACACATTAACAAGTCCCTTTCAGCCCTTGGAGATGTGATTTCCTCTCTTGCCCACAAAAACCCTCATGTCCCTTACAGAAATAGCAAGCTCACCCAGCTGCTTCAAGACTCACTCG GAGGGCAGGCAAAGACGTTAATGTTTGTTCACATAAGCCCTGAGCCTGATGCTTTGGGAGAAACAATAAGCACACTTAAGTTTGCTGAGCGAGTTGCAACAGTAGAATTAGGTGCTGCCCGGGTAAACAAAGATAGTGCAGATGTGAAAGACCTCAAGGAACAG ATAGCCAGTCTCAAGGCAGCATTAGCTAGGAAGGAGGAAGAACCAAAGCACATGCCACACCCTGTTTCTGGAAGCTCAGAACGACAGAGAAGGAAAGCAGCAGAATTATCCCCTTTTCATTCTAATCTACAGCATGCAGATGCAATAAGGGATCAAAATAGCTGCCGAAGACCAATGGGAGATGTTGGCAATCTTGAG GTGTTCACAAACTCTGCACTGAAGCACAAGAAACCGAGCTTTGACCTGGACGAACTGTTAGCTAATTCACCTCCTTGGCCTCCGGTTCCAGTCCAAAGTTACAgggatgaagaaaaagaagtggGCTCAGGTGAGTGGGTAGACAAAGTCATGGTGAACAAGGAAGATGGTAGCCAAGTTGAGAACACCCTTGGGTGTTGGAGTACAAACAATGGGCACCTAACCGATGGGTTCTGCCAGAAATATCTCCAGGACAGCTCCAAAAATTTTCCCGAGCAAACTTACAGCATGTTCATGGGTAGTAACGGTTTCGATCACACAAATACAGATGATGTGGATGAGCTTGATGCTGCCACCAGTGATTCTTCAGAACCAGATTTGCTCTGGCAATTCAATCACGCCAAATTGAATGGCATCACTAATGGGATTGCATCGAAGGCTAATAGATCCACTTCCAAACCCCGAAAGAACCCAGATATCAG CAGGAACTTAAGTTCTAGTGTGGGCCCTTCTCCGTCTCGGAAGTCATCAAATGGGGTCGGTCTTCCTCTGCATCAGAATGGAAAGCAGCAACCTGC
- the LOC115750187 gene encoding kinesin-like protein KIN-14I isoform X1, translating into MAAAEGALSFSAASVVEDVLLQQHGTRLRDVDVESRRAEEAASRRNDAAGWLRKMVGVVAARDLPAEPSEEEFRLGLRSGIILCNVLNKIQSGAVPKVVESPSDAALIPDGAALSAFQYFENVRNFLVAVQEMGLPTFEASDLEQGGKTSRIVNCVLALQSFADWKQTGGNGVWKFGGNVKPTISCKSFVRKNSEPFSNSLSRTSSMNEKSLNALTSGIDSNKMANSGSLSMLVRAILLDKKPEEIPALVESVLSKVVEEFEHRINNQFELKKSTTNDVAVSFGNKTLVKSTTSEKPEDKNMMLKQQQIFYQQQKDVQELKQALCTTKAGMQFMQMKVQEEFSSLSLHIYGLANAASGYHKVLEENRKLYNQVMDLKGNIRVYCRVRPFMPGQSDLLSTVENIEDGIISITTPSKHGKGRRSFNFNKVFGPSATQAEVFSDTQPLIRSVLDGYNVCIFAYGQTGSGKTYTMTGPRQLTEQNQGVNYRALSDLFFLAEQRKDIFVYDVSVQMIEIYNEQVRDLLVSDGSNRRLEIRNSSQTGLSVPDASLVPVSSTFDVIDIMNLGHRNRAVGATALNDRSSRSHSCLTVHVQGRDLTSGTILRGCMHLVDLAGSERVDKSEVTGERLKEAQHINKSLSALGDVISSLAHKNPHVPYRNSKLTQLLQDSLGGQAKTLMFVHISPEPDALGETISTLKFAERVATVELGAARVNKDSADVKDLKEQIASLKAALARKEEEPKHMPHPVSGSSERQRRKAAELSPFHSNLQHADAIRDQNSCRRPMGDVGNLEVFTNSALKHKKPSFDLDELLANSPPWPPVPVQSYRDEEKEVGSGEWVDKVMVNKEDGSQVENTLGCWSTNNGHLTDGFCQKYLQDSSKNFPEQTYSMFMGSNGFDHTNTDDVDELDAATSDSSEPDLLWQFNHAKLNGITNGIASKANRSTSKPRKNPDIRVYLGRSSRNLSSSVGPSPSRKSSNGVGLPLHQNGKQQPAIDGKRKPGNRK; encoded by the exons atggcggcggcggagggggCGCTCTCGTTCTCGGCGGCCTCGGTGGTGGAGGACGTGCTCCTCCAACAGCACGGCACGCGGCTCAGAGACGTCGATGTGGAGTCCAGAAGAGCTGAAGAAGCTG CATCAAGAAGGAATGATGCAGCTGGTTGGCTGAGGAAGATGGTCGGAGTGGTTGCAGCCAGAGACTTACCTGCCGAGCCATCCGAAGAAGAGTTTAGGCTCGGGTTGAGAAGTGGTATTATCCTTTGCAATGTTCTCAATAAGATACAATCTGGGGCGGTACCAAAG GTTGTGGAAAGTCCAAGTGATGCTGCTCTAATCCCTGATGGAGCTGCTTTGTCAGCAtttcaatattttgaaaatgtcaGGAACTTCCTTGTTGCTGTGCAGGAGATGGGCCTTCCCACTTTTGAAGCATCAGACCTGGAACAG GGAGGAAAGACTTCAAGGATTGTGAATTGTGTTTTGGCACTACAGTCATTTGCTGATTGGAAACAAACTGGCGGAAACGGAGTATGGAAATTTGGCGGCAATGTAAAGCCTACAATTTCATGTAAATCATTTGTTAGGAAAAATTCAGAACCATTCTCAAATTCCTTGTCAAGAACTTCTTCAATGAACGAGAAATCCTTGAATGCTCTAACTTCTGGTATTGACTCGAATAAAATG GCCAACTCCGGTTCATTGAGCATGCTTGTTCGCGCAATTCTTCTGGATAAAAAACCTGAAGAAATTCCGGCG TTGGTGGAATCTGTCCTAAGTAAGGTGGTTGAGGAGTTCGAACACCGTATCAATAACCAATTTGAGCTG AAGAAAAGCACCACAAACGATGTTGCTGTTTCTTTTGGAAACAAGACTCTGGTGAAATCTACTACCAGTGAAAAG CCTGAAGACAAGAATATGATGTTAAAACAGCAACAGATTTTttatcaacaacaaaaagatgTTCAG GAATTAAAGCAAGCTCTCTGTACAACAAAAGCTGGCATGCAGTTCATGCAAATGAAAGTCCAAGAAGAGTTCAGCAGCCTCA GTTTACATATATATGGCCTTGCCAATGCTGCATCTGGCTATCATAAAGTTCTTGAGGAAAACCGCAAGCTTTACAACCAAGTGATGGATCTCAAAG GGAATATCAGAGTTTATTGCAGAGTGAGACCCTTCATGCCGGGACAATCAGATTTATTGAGCACTGTCGAGAATATCGAGGACGGGATTATCAGCATCACCACCCCATCTAAACATGGAAAAGGGCGTAGATCATTCAACTTCAACAAAGTCTTTGGGCCATCAGCAACCCAAG CGGAAGTATTTTCTGATACCCAGCCATTGATCCGGTCAGTTCTTGATGGATACAATGTATGCATATTTGCATATGGCCAGACTGGATCTGGAAAGACCTACACCATG aCGGGTCCTAGACAGCTTACGGAGCAAAATCAAGGTGTAAATTATAGGGCCTTGAGTGATTTGTTTTTCCTTGCAGAACAAAGAAAGGATATATTCGTCTATGATGTTTCTGTTCAAATGATCGAGATCTATAATGAGCAAGTGCGGGACCTTCTCGTTTCCGATGGATCAAATAGGAG ATTAGAAATACGAAATAGTTCCCAAACTGGACTCAGTGTACCGGATGCAAGCCTTGTCCCTGTTTCATCAacatttgatgtaattgataTCATGAACCTTGGGCATAGAAATCGTGCAGTGGGAGCTACAGCCCTGAATGATCGGAGTAGTCGTTCTCATAG TTGCTTGACTGTACATGTTCAAGGACGAGATCTGACTTCTGGAACCATTCTTCGTGGATGTATGCATCTGGTTGATTTGGCAGGAAGTGAGAGAGTAGACAAATCTGAAGTGACAGGAGAACGGCTAAAAGAGGCACAACACATTAACAAGTCCCTTTCAGCCCTTGGAGATGTGATTTCCTCTCTTGCCCACAAAAACCCTCATGTCCCTTACAGAAATAGCAAGCTCACCCAGCTGCTTCAAGACTCACTCG GAGGGCAGGCAAAGACGTTAATGTTTGTTCACATAAGCCCTGAGCCTGATGCTTTGGGAGAAACAATAAGCACACTTAAGTTTGCTGAGCGAGTTGCAACAGTAGAATTAGGTGCTGCCCGGGTAAACAAAGATAGTGCAGATGTGAAAGACCTCAAGGAACAG ATAGCCAGTCTCAAGGCAGCATTAGCTAGGAAGGAGGAAGAACCAAAGCACATGCCACACCCTGTTTCTGGAAGCTCAGAACGACAGAGAAGGAAAGCAGCAGAATTATCCCCTTTTCATTCTAATCTACAGCATGCAGATGCAATAAGGGATCAAAATAGCTGCCGAAGACCAATGGGAGATGTTGGCAATCTTGAG GTGTTCACAAACTCTGCACTGAAGCACAAGAAACCGAGCTTTGACCTGGACGAACTGTTAGCTAATTCACCTCCTTGGCCTCCGGTTCCAGTCCAAAGTTACAgggatgaagaaaaagaagtggGCTCAGGTGAGTGGGTAGACAAAGTCATGGTGAACAAGGAAGATGGTAGCCAAGTTGAGAACACCCTTGGGTGTTGGAGTACAAACAATGGGCACCTAACCGATGGGTTCTGCCAGAAATATCTCCAGGACAGCTCCAAAAATTTTCCCGAGCAAACTTACAGCATGTTCATGGGTAGTAACGGTTTCGATCACACAAATACAGATGATGTGGATGAGCTTGATGCTGCCACCAGTGATTCTTCAGAACCAGATTTGCTCTGGCAATTCAATCACGCCAAATTGAATGGCATCACTAATGGGATTGCATCGAAGGCTAATAGATCCACTTCCAAACCCCGAAAGAACCCAGATATCAG GGTTTACCTTGGCCGGTCCAGCAGGAACTTAAGTTCTAGTGTGGGCCCTTCTCCGTCTCGGAAGTCATCAAATGGGGTCGGTCTTCCTCTGCATCAGAATGGAAAGCAGCAACCTGC
- the LOC115750187 gene encoding kinesin-like protein KIN-14I isoform X4, which produces MAAAEGALSFSAASVVEDVLLQQHGTRLRDVDVESRRAEEAASRRNDAAGWLRKMVGVVAARDLPAEPSEEEFRLGLRSGIILCNVLNKIQSGAVPKVVESPSDAALIPDGAALSAFQYFENVRNFLVAVQEMGLPTFEASDLEQGGKTSRIVNCVLALQSFADWKQTGGNGVWKFGGNVKPTISCKSFVRKNSEPFSNSLSRTSSMNEKSLNALTSGIDSNKMANSGSLSMLVRAILLDKKPEEIPALVESVLSKVVEEFEHRINNQFELKKSTTNDVAVSFGNKTLVKSTTSEKPEDKNMMLKQQQIFYQQQKDVQELKQALCTTKAGMQFMQMKVQEEFSSLSLHIYGLANAASGYHKVLEENRKLYNQVMDLKGNIRVYCRVRPFMPGQSDLLSTVENIEDGIISITTPSKHGKGRRSFNFNKVFGPSATQAEVFSDTQPLIRSVLDGYNVCIFAYGQTGSGKTYTMTGPRQLTEQNQGVNYRALSDLFFLAEQRKDIFVYDVSVQMIEIYNEQVRDLLVSDGSNRRLEIRNSSQTGLSVPDASLVPVSSTFDVIDIMNLGHRNRAVGATALNDRSSRSHSCLTVHVQGRDLTSGTILRGCMHLVDLAGSERVDKSEVTGERLKEAQHINKSLSALGDVISSLAHKNPHVPYRNSKLTQLLQDSLGGQAKTLMFVHISPEPDALGETISTLKFAERVATVELGAARVNKDSADVKDLKEQIASLKAALARKEEEPKHMPHPVSGSSERQRRKAAELSPFHSNLQHADAIRDQNSCRRPMGDVGNLEVFTNSALKHKKPSFDLDELLANSPPWPPVPVQSYRDEEKEVGSGEWVDKVMVNKEDGSQVENTLGCWSTNNGHLTDGFCQKYLQDSSKNFPEQTYSMFMGSNGFDHTNTDDVDELDAATSDSSEPDLLWQFNHAKLNGITNGIASKANRSTSKPRKNPDIRNLSSSVGPSPSRKSSNGVGLPLHQNGKQQPAIDGKRKPGNRK; this is translated from the exons atggcggcggcggagggggCGCTCTCGTTCTCGGCGGCCTCGGTGGTGGAGGACGTGCTCCTCCAACAGCACGGCACGCGGCTCAGAGACGTCGATGTGGAGTCCAGAAGAGCTGAAGAAGCTG CATCAAGAAGGAATGATGCAGCTGGTTGGCTGAGGAAGATGGTCGGAGTGGTTGCAGCCAGAGACTTACCTGCCGAGCCATCCGAAGAAGAGTTTAGGCTCGGGTTGAGAAGTGGTATTATCCTTTGCAATGTTCTCAATAAGATACAATCTGGGGCGGTACCAAAG GTTGTGGAAAGTCCAAGTGATGCTGCTCTAATCCCTGATGGAGCTGCTTTGTCAGCAtttcaatattttgaaaatgtcaGGAACTTCCTTGTTGCTGTGCAGGAGATGGGCCTTCCCACTTTTGAAGCATCAGACCTGGAACAG GGAGGAAAGACTTCAAGGATTGTGAATTGTGTTTTGGCACTACAGTCATTTGCTGATTGGAAACAAACTGGCGGAAACGGAGTATGGAAATTTGGCGGCAATGTAAAGCCTACAATTTCATGTAAATCATTTGTTAGGAAAAATTCAGAACCATTCTCAAATTCCTTGTCAAGAACTTCTTCAATGAACGAGAAATCCTTGAATGCTCTAACTTCTGGTATTGACTCGAATAAAATG GCCAACTCCGGTTCATTGAGCATGCTTGTTCGCGCAATTCTTCTGGATAAAAAACCTGAAGAAATTCCGGCG TTGGTGGAATCTGTCCTAAGTAAGGTGGTTGAGGAGTTCGAACACCGTATCAATAACCAATTTGAGCTG AAGAAAAGCACCACAAACGATGTTGCTGTTTCTTTTGGAAACAAGACTCTGGTGAAATCTACTACCAGTGAAAAG CCTGAAGACAAGAATATGATGTTAAAACAGCAACAGATTTTttatcaacaacaaaaagatgTTCAG GAATTAAAGCAAGCTCTCTGTACAACAAAAGCTGGCATGCAGTTCATGCAAATGAAAGTCCAAGAAGAGTTCAGCAGCCTCA GTTTACATATATATGGCCTTGCCAATGCTGCATCTGGCTATCATAAAGTTCTTGAGGAAAACCGCAAGCTTTACAACCAAGTGATGGATCTCAAAG GGAATATCAGAGTTTATTGCAGAGTGAGACCCTTCATGCCGGGACAATCAGATTTATTGAGCACTGTCGAGAATATCGAGGACGGGATTATCAGCATCACCACCCCATCTAAACATGGAAAAGGGCGTAGATCATTCAACTTCAACAAAGTCTTTGGGCCATCAGCAACCCAAG CGGAAGTATTTTCTGATACCCAGCCATTGATCCGGTCAGTTCTTGATGGATACAATGTATGCATATTTGCATATGGCCAGACTGGATCTGGAAAGACCTACACCATG aCGGGTCCTAGACAGCTTACGGAGCAAAATCAAGGTGTAAATTATAGGGCCTTGAGTGATTTGTTTTTCCTTGCAGAACAAAGAAAGGATATATTCGTCTATGATGTTTCTGTTCAAATGATCGAGATCTATAATGAGCAAGTGCGGGACCTTCTCGTTTCCGATGGATCAAATAGGAG ATTAGAAATACGAAATAGTTCCCAAACTGGACTCAGTGTACCGGATGCAAGCCTTGTCCCTGTTTCATCAacatttgatgtaattgataTCATGAACCTTGGGCATAGAAATCGTGCAGTGGGAGCTACAGCCCTGAATGATCGGAGTAGTCGTTCTCATAG TTGCTTGACTGTACATGTTCAAGGACGAGATCTGACTTCTGGAACCATTCTTCGTGGATGTATGCATCTGGTTGATTTGGCAGGAAGTGAGAGAGTAGACAAATCTGAAGTGACAGGAGAACGGCTAAAAGAGGCACAACACATTAACAAGTCCCTTTCAGCCCTTGGAGATGTGATTTCCTCTCTTGCCCACAAAAACCCTCATGTCCCTTACAGAAATAGCAAGCTCACCCAGCTGCTTCAAGACTCACTCG GAGGGCAGGCAAAGACGTTAATGTTTGTTCACATAAGCCCTGAGCCTGATGCTTTGGGAGAAACAATAAGCACACTTAAGTTTGCTGAGCGAGTTGCAACAGTAGAATTAGGTGCTGCCCGGGTAAACAAAGATAGTGCAGATGTGAAAGACCTCAAGGAACAG ATAGCCAGTCTCAAGGCAGCATTAGCTAGGAAGGAGGAAGAACCAAAGCACATGCCACACCCTGTTTCTGGAAGCTCAGAACGACAGAGAAGGAAAGCAGCAGAATTATCCCCTTTTCATTCTAATCTACAGCATGCAGATGCAATAAGGGATCAAAATAGCTGCCGAAGACCAATGGGAGATGTTGGCAATCTTGAG GTGTTCACAAACTCTGCACTGAAGCACAAGAAACCGAGCTTTGACCTGGACGAACTGTTAGCTAATTCACCTCCTTGGCCTCCGGTTCCAGTCCAAAGTTACAgggatgaagaaaaagaagtggGCTCAGGTGAGTGGGTAGACAAAGTCATGGTGAACAAGGAAGATGGTAGCCAAGTTGAGAACACCCTTGGGTGTTGGAGTACAAACAATGGGCACCTAACCGATGGGTTCTGCCAGAAATATCTCCAGGACAGCTCCAAAAATTTTCCCGAGCAAACTTACAGCATGTTCATGGGTAGTAACGGTTTCGATCACACAAATACAGATGATGTGGATGAGCTTGATGCTGCCACCAGTGATTCTTCAGAACCAGATTTGCTCTGGCAATTCAATCACGCCAAATTGAATGGCATCACTAATGGGATTGCATCGAAGGCTAATAGATCCACTTCCAAACCCCGAAAGAACCCAGATATCAG GAACTTAAGTTCTAGTGTGGGCCCTTCTCCGTCTCGGAAGTCATCAAATGGGGTCGGTCTTCCTCTGCATCAGAATGGAAAGCAGCAACCTGC